The proteins below are encoded in one region of Pleuronectes platessa chromosome 14, fPlePla1.1, whole genome shotgun sequence:
- the gpr45 gene encoding high-affinity lysophosphatidic acid receptor — translation MAFCNESLLENCDFMEPEEGLLEEAATPLISVTLRVTLAAIMIFMITIGFLGNAIVCLIVYQKPAMRSAINLLLATLAFSDIMLSLLCMPFTAVTVATADWSFGNGFCRASIMLYWLFVLEGVSILLIISVDRFLIIVQRQDKLTPHRAKLLIAGSWVLSLFVSLPSVVGWRTGAAGIGGAWAPQCVLGYSESVADRGYTVLLAVAVFFVPFTVMLYSYMCILNTVRHNTLRIHNHTGEHSCLPALNQVSKMRLSGLQRPPQVKVDMSFKTRAFTTILILFVGFSVCWLPHTVVSLLAVFSRQFYYSPFFYPISIGALWLSYLKTVFNPVIYCWRIRKFREACQEFIPKSCRLCPKVPGRSRRRVRPSNIYVCSETQSAV, via the coding sequence ATGGCTTTCTGTAACGAAAGCCTGCTGGAGAATTGTGACTTCATGGAGCCAGAGGAAGGTTTGCTGGAGGAAGCCGCGACCCCACTGATATCAGTCACTCTGCGTGTGACTCTGGCGGCCATAATGATCTTCATGATTACCATCGGTTTCCTCGGCAATGCCATCGTGTGTCTGATTGTTTACCAGAAACCCGCCATGCGCTCCGCCATCAACCTCCTCCTCGCTACTTTGGCCTTTTCCGACATtatgctctctctgctctgcatgCCCTTCACTGCAGTGACGGTCGCCACCGCCGACTGGAGCTTTGGGAACGGGTTCTGCCGAGCCTCCATCATGCTGTACTGGCTGTTTGTCCTGGAGGGAGTGtccatcctcctcatcatcagtgtGGACCGATTCCTCATCATTGTACAGCGGCAGGACAAACTGACTCCACACAGAGCTAAACTGCTGATCGCGGGTTCATGGGTGTTGAGCCTGTTTGTGTCCCTGCCGTCTGTGGTCGGGTGGAGGACAGGCGCAGCAGGTATTGGGGGTGCCTGGGCACCACAGTGTGTTCTGGGATACAGCGAGTCTGTGGCGGACCGTGGGTACACGGTGCTGTTGGCAGTCGCAGTATTCTTCGTGCCATTCACCGTCATGCTGTACTCTTACATGTGCATCCTCAACACGGTACGCCACAACACCCTGCGCATCCACAACCACACCGGTGAGCACTCCTGTCTGCCAGCCCTCAACCAAGTCAGCAAGATGAGACTCAGtgggctgcagcgcccccctcAGGTCAAAGTGGACATGAGCTTCAAGACCCGAGCCTTCACCACCATCCTCATCCTCTTTGTGGGCTTCTCAGTGTGCTGGTTGCCGCACACCGTGGTCAGCCTGCTGGCCGTGTTCAGCCGACAGTTTTACTACAGCCCGTTCTTCTACCCAATCAGCATCGGCGCTCTGTGGCTCAGCTACCTGAAGACGGTTTTTAACCCCGTCATCTACTGCTGGAGGATCAGGAAGTTCAGGGAGGCCTGTCAGGAGTTCATTCCCAAAAGCTGCAGACTGTGTCCCAAAGTGCCGGGCAGGAGCCGCAGGAGAGTGAGGCCCAGTAACATTTATGTGTGCAGCGAGACTCAGTCAGCTGTGTGA